The Tachysurus vachellii isolate PV-2020 chromosome 19, HZAU_Pvac_v1, whole genome shotgun sequence genome segment TACAACAGATCACAAAATGTCACCTGTGCTCAAAACTTTCTCAGGAATCTTTCCTGCTGAGCATGCCCTCCTTCCTGCCCTTTGAGAATGTCCtatcagcagagagagagacagagagagagagagagagagagagagagagagagagagagagagagagagagagagagagagaggagggcgTAATGCCCCAAAGCAGCTAGGGAAAGGACTAATACGCCACAAGTGTTCTGCCAGAACAGTCTTCATCTCTCCAGGATACTGCACCATCAGAGGGCTCTTACCCTCAGAGCTCCACAGTTAAGGTAGGTCTTgtcgtcatcatcattgtttttctttttatttactcttttttAAACCTAATGAAAACGAAAGATATATCAAATCTTATACATGATTACGATTACTTAATGCCATCTTTAGCAAAGCATCACAGTGCAGCACAATTTATCTTTCCTATCTCAGCAATATGCTGTGATTCTGGGACAATTTAGAGAAACAAAAAGTTGAAATAGTGAAACTACCACAAGCACCCAAAGATTGTTGATTTCTAGAGAGTGTGTTGAACGTCCTCTATAGTTTAGAGCACATATAAGGATGACCATGAAGTGatacttatttaaaatgatttgaaacAGTGCTTATGGATCAGCATAATCCTATTAAATAACTGTAAAGCACTAACacatttaatcttttttctttctccacagaAAATGCACATCGATCACAATTCATCAGACCACAATGAAACATCATGGTTTTATGACTGTAACCTTGACTTGGACCATGACTCTCGGCGCATTTGGCTCTTCCTGCTCTACCTGTTCCTGTTCATGGTGGGTTTGGTCGAGAACTGCCTGGTGATTTGGGTAAACTGGCGCAGGCGACACTCAGCCAGCGGTGTGCTCTTCTGTGTTATCAACATCAGCCTGTCTGACCTGATGGTGGTTTTCACTTTGCCATTCTTCATGCTGGAGATAGCAATGGCCGATATTTGGATTTGGGGTCGATTCCTCTGCAAGGTGACGCACTTCATCTTCGTCATCAACTTGTTTAACAGTTCCTTCTTCCTGGCCTTCATGACTCTCGAGAGGTACCTTACCGTAACGCGGCCAAACACGCCCGCATGCTTCCCGCTGCAGCCCAGGCACCGGCGATGGCTGCTGTGTGCCGGAGTGTGGCTTCTGTCCCTGGTGTTGGGGCTGCTAGAAAATGTACACGTAGACCTGCTTGAGTGGCATGAACCTGGCTGCTATGTGATTCCTGAGAAAAATCACGTAGAATGGTACGTCTCACTTAGTTTCCTCTGTTTTATCTTCCAATTTTTGGGGCCTGCATCTGTCATCATCACATGTAATATACTGATTGCGCGGTCTGTTCGCGCCTCTCCGGAAGTGGAAAATCGTAGGGATCTTTGGCTCTTGCATGTATATTCACTGGTCTTTGTGGTCTGTTGGCTTCCCTACCACATTGTGATGCTCCTGACAACGGCGGATGACCTGGATCCAAGCTTGATGTCCTGCAACACTGTAGAGATTCTGTACTTCACATATAGTATTATACAGTGTATCTCATTGTTTCATTGCATTGCCAACCCCATTCTCTATAACTTCCTGAGCAAGAGCTTTCGTGCCAACCTCTTTAACGATATTCTTTCCCGTGTTTCCTCACCACCGTTCGGCAACGTAGCCAATACAGCCGATGGTGTGGGGAGGTCACAGCAGAAGGAGCGAAAGCTCAGCAATGCCAGCACCAGTCACTCAGAGATAGGAACCTAAGAAGGGAAGTTCCCATCAAGTCATAATGAAGTCTTATGAGAGAGCCAAATTTGAGAAGAATCAAAAAGTCCTCCATACCATTAAGTTTGTCTGAACACCTCCCACATAGCTAAGGAGTCTATTTTAAAATCATAGAATCATCTCATTGTTTTGGTCCCAGATAAATTAATAGCAGTTTCTCAGTGCAAGGACTGGTAGCCATTATGAAAGAACATTTTAAGacactaaactttttttttttattgtttacaa includes the following:
- the LOC132862130 gene encoding G-protein coupled receptor 182-like codes for the protein MHIDHNSSDHNETSWFYDCNLDLDHDSRRIWLFLLYLFLFMVGLVENCLVIWVNWRRRHSASGVLFCVINISLSDLMVVFTLPFFMLEIAMADIWIWGRFLCKVTHFIFVINLFNSSFFLAFMTLERYLTVTRPNTPACFPLQPRHRRWLLCAGVWLLSLVLGLLENVHVDLLEWHEPGCYVIPEKNHVEWYVSLSFLCFIFQFLGPASVIITCNILIARSVRASPEVENRRDLWLLHVYSLVFVVCWLPYHIVMLLTTADDLDPSLMSCNTVEILYFTYSIIQCISLFHCIANPILYNFLSKSFRANLFNDILSRVSSPPFGNVANTADGVGRSQQKERKLSNASTSHSEIGT